The genomic region tccacaaatgcaagttaaaaccaaatataaacaatatccagaaacaccaccacctagctgggcccgagctcttttatgatggactgaggcgaagtggaaaattgtcccgagatctgacgaatcaaaagtagaaattctttttaaaaatcatgaacaccacgtcctccaggctaaagaggagagggaccatccggcttgttttcagtgcacagttcaaaagccagcatctgtgatggtatgagggtgcattagcgcacatgacatgggtagcttgtatatctgggaaggcctcattaatgctgaatgatatatacacatttcagagcaaaatgctgccatccagacaaaatctttctcagggaaggccttccttctttcagcaagacaatgaatgtcaaactgctttctgcacatattaaaactgcatggctctgtagtaaaagagtgcaggtgctaaactggcctgcctgcagttcagactcccatttaaaacatttgctgCATTATGAAGTGTAAAATACAACGTAAGAGACCCAGAAatgttgagtaactgaaattgtatgtcATGCAAGAATGggccaacatttctctttcaaaattacagcaattggtctcacaCAGTGTTtaaacatgctcctgtcccaacttttctgtaaCGTgtcgctggcatcaaattcaaaacaagcgtatatttttcaaaaaataattaaatttttgtttcaacttttgatatgttgtctttgtactattttcagtgaaacatagggtttccatgatttgcaaattctgtttttatttacagtctatacagcgtcccaacttttttggaattggggctgtaaaaTTGTGCAGTACATTTAACTGTTTTTCGAGTCCTAACATTTTAAAACAATTATTCATAGAAGTGCTCAACTGTACAATGTTTactccatgtttgtttgtttttacagtgTTGTGTGACAAAATAGTAAATCACTTTTTCGAAAACGCTAAAACCCAACCCGTCAGCAAGCACTGACAAAAGAACGAGTGTAGTGAGGCGGGACTACGAGTTTGAGTGACGTCGGAAATAGACCAATAAGAAAGCTATGTAGGGCTGCCTTAATGGACAAGTTCCTTGTCCAATCGAGTTATAGGGAAACTACGCTGAGCTGAGGTCGTGTCTCCCACCCGTATTCGGACTAACCCCACCTCCTTTTCTAGGATTGGTTTACATTTTATGTAAGCGCTCACTGATTGGACAATTGAGATGTCATTCACATAACCGAGGCATGCTTGGTAAATTTTCGCGCATCTAAAAAACTTAATAGTGGTCATAATAAAAGCTTACAACCGCGTTTAACCAGATCACAATgaatattattattgttttgcGCTTTATCAATTATTTTCCCAACAAATGTACCATCTTAAACGAGAAGTAGGGTAGGAGGCGGGGTTTGGTCGGTATACGGGTGGGAAAAATGACTCAGCGTTAGGGTGCTCGAACGCAGAGAAGCAGCTGCTGGTGATGGTGAAGATGGCGGATGGGGATAGTGGGAGTGAGCGCGGTGGTAGCAGCGGTGGTGGAGGAGGCAGCGGGTTCCCTCATTTCCAGCGGGATCAAGAAGAGACCCAGGAGCTGGCCTCCAAACGCCTAGACATCCAGAACAAGCGTTTCTACTTGGACGTGAAGCAGAACTCCAAAGGCCGGTTCGTGAAGATCGCTGAGGTCGGCGCCGGCGGCTCGAAAAGTCGGCTCACGCTGTCTATGTCGGTGGCGGCGGAATTCCGCGACTACTTGGGTGACTTCATTGAGCACTACGCCCAGCTCGGGCCTAGCACCCCGGAGCAGATTGCGCAGTCCTCAGGCGGGGAGGACGGCGGTCCAAGACGGGCCTTGAAGAGCGAGTTCTTGGTGAGGGAAAACCGTAAATACTACCTCGATCTGAAGGAGAACCAGCGCGGGAGGTTCCTGAGGATCCGGCAGACCGTCAACCGCGGCGCGGGATTTGGGATCGGAGGGGGAGTGGTCCCAGGGGCGGCCATGCAGTCCGGACAAACCATCGCCCTCCCGGCTCAGGGACTAATCGAGTTCCGCGACGCTTTGGCCAAGCTGATAGACGACTACGGCGGCGATGACGACGAGCTCGCCGGGCCTGGATGCGGCAGCGCCGGCGGTTACAGCGAGCTGCCCGAGGGCACGTCCATCACCGTGGACTCGAAGCGCTTCTTCTTCGACGTTGGCGCCAACAAGTACGGCGTGTTTCTGCGGGTCAGCGAGGTGAAGCCCAGCTACCGGAACTCGATCACGGTGCCGTTTAAAGCCTGGAGCAAGTTCGGCGGAGCTTTCTGCCGCTACGCCGAGGAGATGAAGGAGATCCAGGAGAGGCAGAGAGATAAAATGTACGAGCGGAGAGCGGACGAAGAGTCCGAAGGAGACGACGTGGACGACGACTGATCTGGAGTCGGAGCCCCCAGGACCGGGCTGTTTGTGTCCCTCCGACGCGTTTGACAACTTGGAAAGGATGTGC from Neoarius graeffei isolate fNeoGra1 chromosome 24, fNeoGra1.pri, whole genome shotgun sequence harbors:
- the purba gene encoding purine-rich element binding protein Ba, translated to MVKMADGDSGSERGGSSGGGGGSGFPHFQRDQEETQELASKRLDIQNKRFYLDVKQNSKGRFVKIAEVGAGGSKSRLTLSMSVAAEFRDYLGDFIEHYAQLGPSTPEQIAQSSGGEDGGPRRALKSEFLVRENRKYYLDLKENQRGRFLRIRQTVNRGAGFGIGGGVVPGAAMQSGQTIALPAQGLIEFRDALAKLIDDYGGDDDELAGPGCGSAGGYSELPEGTSITVDSKRFFFDVGANKYGVFLRVSEVKPSYRNSITVPFKAWSKFGGAFCRYAEEMKEIQERQRDKMYERRADEESEGDDVDDD